A region from the Pirellulaceae bacterium genome encodes:
- a CDS encoding ABC transporter permease yields the protein MTGQRIEFRWWHEVVLLGLLVALLLIAESRIPGFVSFRSQLFLSRHLWEFAILATAMTLIIISGGIDLSVGSAMGLCAVAFGICFQFSGSLSISAIVCLLTGLLGGLFNGVLIAHFRLHPLIVTLATFAAFRGIAEGISQGQSYSQFGDAFSQLARGTWFSVPIPGFIFAFLACSSALLLAKTPPGRFLYAIGHNPQAARFSGVPVGRIRVGLYAWSGLLAGLATLIYVSRFDTAKADAGKGFELDVITAVVVGGTSIFGGRGTIIGTTLGLLLIHETRLFVGRYWRTDELKSIVVGLLLIASVLIYRLLTKRDEVSKL from the coding sequence GTGACAGGTCAACGCATCGAATTTCGCTGGTGGCACGAAGTCGTCCTGCTCGGACTGCTTGTTGCCCTGCTGTTAATCGCCGAATCTCGAATACCCGGATTTGTTTCATTTCGCAGCCAACTTTTTCTGTCACGCCACTTGTGGGAATTTGCAATTCTGGCCACAGCAATGACCTTGATCATCATCTCCGGCGGCATTGATTTGTCGGTCGGTTCCGCGATGGGATTGTGCGCTGTCGCATTTGGCATCTGCTTTCAATTCAGTGGTAGTCTCTCCATTTCCGCCATCGTTTGCCTGCTGACAGGGCTCTTAGGCGGATTGTTCAATGGCGTATTGATTGCACACTTTCGATTACACCCCCTGATCGTGACCCTCGCAACATTTGCTGCGTTTCGTGGGATTGCAGAAGGAATTAGCCAAGGGCAATCCTACTCGCAATTTGGTGACGCATTTTCGCAGCTAGCGCGGGGAACATGGTTCTCAGTCCCCATCCCGGGATTCATCTTCGCGTTCCTGGCCTGTTCATCGGCCTTGCTCCTTGCGAAAACCCCCCCGGGGCGATTCCTGTATGCCATCGGACACAATCCTCAAGCCGCTCGCTTTTCTGGAGTCCCCGTGGGCCGAATCCGGGTTGGCCTGTACGCATGGTCTGGATTGCTGGCTGGCCTTGCAACCCTGATTTATGTTTCTCGTTTCGACACAGCGAAAGCCGATGCAGGCAAAGGGTTCGAACTTGACGTCATTACAGCAGTGGTCGTAGGTGGCACGAGCATCTTTGGCGGCCGTGGTACAATTATCGGTACTACCTTGGGGTTACTGTTAATCCATGAGACGCGATTGTTCGTCGGTCGTTACTGGCGAACCGATGAATTGAAATCGATTGTTGTTGGCTTGCTGTTAATTGCCTCGGTTTTGATTTATCGTCTGTTAACGAAAAGAGATGAAGTGAGCAAGCTATAA
- a CDS encoding sugar ABC transporter ATP-binding protein, with product MIQQPATIDDSPLLHIHQISKSYAGVKALQNVSLTLQRGEVHALCGENGAGKSTLIKILTGVVTADSGSIQINDRILPLGDVRVSESEGIAVMHQESTAFPDLNAIDNIFVGRELRKCGGMLLNRREMRLEANQLLQQLGETIDLAVPVGKLRLAQRQMVAMARAMSCQCQLFIMDEPTASLSAQETEVMLNLIAQLRDQGVTIMYVSHRLEEVYQIANRVTVLRDGETVTTQPIEDIDEQQLIRFMVGREAEDLTQYHSQAADHRHAGDEALRVVNLSRGSAFQSISLTVASGEIVGLAGLVGSGRTELARAIFGIDVPDSGYALVGGKRLKPASVRDSMRMGIAMVPEDRQHEGLILPMSIADNLSLANLNELRRFGFIQRSEERQLVEQQITDLGIKVATPGSAAESLSGGNQQKVVLGKWLATNPQVLILDEPTRGIDVAAKAQVHRLIRSLSAAGMATLLISSELTELLNVSDRILVMHEGALAAEFDGPTATQEQLLQSALLGTKNQPG from the coding sequence ATGATTCAACAACCCGCAACAATCGATGATTCACCCTTGTTGCACATCCATCAAATCAGCAAGTCCTATGCGGGCGTCAAAGCGTTGCAAAATGTGTCGTTGACCCTTCAACGCGGGGAAGTACACGCACTCTGCGGCGAAAATGGAGCTGGCAAGTCAACGCTGATCAAGATCTTGACCGGTGTGGTGACCGCGGATTCAGGTAGCATCCAAATCAACGACCGGATTCTCCCTCTCGGCGACGTCCGTGTTAGCGAATCAGAAGGCATTGCCGTGATGCACCAGGAGTCGACCGCATTCCCCGATTTGAATGCGATCGACAACATCTTTGTGGGTCGCGAACTTCGCAAATGCGGTGGAATGCTGCTCAATCGTCGAGAGATGCGGCTAGAAGCCAACCAGCTGTTGCAACAACTTGGCGAGACAATTGATTTAGCTGTGCCAGTCGGCAAGCTACGATTAGCCCAACGTCAAATGGTGGCCATGGCGCGCGCCATGTCGTGCCAATGCCAACTGTTCATCATGGACGAGCCCACTGCCTCCCTGTCTGCCCAAGAAACAGAAGTGATGTTGAACTTGATCGCTCAATTGCGCGACCAAGGTGTCACCATTATGTATGTGAGTCATCGTCTTGAGGAAGTTTATCAGATTGCCAACCGTGTCACCGTGTTACGAGACGGAGAAACAGTCACGACCCAGCCGATTGAGGACATCGATGAACAACAATTGATTCGCTTCATGGTCGGACGAGAAGCAGAGGATTTGACACAGTACCACTCGCAAGCGGCTGATCACCGACATGCGGGCGACGAGGCCTTACGAGTTGTTAACTTGTCGCGCGGCAGTGCCTTTCAGTCCATCTCCTTGACGGTGGCAAGCGGTGAAATCGTTGGCCTAGCTGGATTGGTGGGCTCGGGAAGAACGGAACTTGCTCGAGCAATCTTTGGCATCGATGTACCGGATTCAGGCTACGCGCTTGTCGGTGGAAAACGCTTAAAACCGGCTTCGGTGCGTGATTCCATGCGAATGGGCATCGCCATGGTGCCGGAAGATCGGCAACACGAGGGTCTCATCCTGCCGATGTCAATTGCCGACAATCTGTCTTTGGCCAACCTGAATGAACTGCGACGATTTGGTTTCATCCAGCGATCCGAAGAGCGACAACTCGTGGAACAACAAATCACCGACCTGGGGATCAAAGTCGCCACACCAGGATCCGCTGCCGAATCGTTGTCGGGTGGCAACCAGCAAAAGGTCGTCTTAGGCAAATGGCTTGCCACCAATCCTCAGGTTTTGATTTTGGATGAACCGACTCGAGGCATCGACGTGGCTGCCAAAGCACAAGTGCACCGCCTGATTCGGTCGTTGTCTGCGGCAGGAATGGCGACCTTACTTATCTCCTCAGAACTTACAGAACTGTTAAACGTCAGCGATCGAATTCTTGTGATGCATGAAGGTGCCCTGGCCGCAGAATTTGACGGACCGACGGCAACCCAAGAACAATTGCTTCAAAGTGCCTTACTCGGCACGAAAAACCAACCCGGCTAG
- a CDS encoding PQQ-binding-like beta-propeller repeat protein: MAQLFKFDRQILIVVAILAVTQSVFAVDWVKEKAAFWPQWRGPEANGVSRLANPPIRWSEDQNVQWKVPLDGRGSSTPIIWQDKIFLLTSIDTGKVIPDLPKPADQPARPFGITYPNTRFQFAVICLDRTSGKELWRRIAKEMVPHEGHHGDNNFASASPVTDGQRLYIWFGSAGFYCYDLDGRLLWQRDLGPVKMRKSFGEGASPVVHGDRVVIVRDQEDQSYLMALDARNGATVWRADRDEPSAWATPLILQHQNKTQVITNASNRVRSYDLADGSILWECGGQVGNVTPSPVATQETVFCMSGYGGSSLFALPLASRGDISDSDQVAWSRDRGTPYVPSPLLLGEMLYFNQSNNPILSCVDASTGRVVMSRTRLPAVRRLYASPVAAAGRLYVVGRDGAAVVIEPANELKVLATNRLNEGCDASPALVGEQLFLRGSKHLYCLSRSSQ, from the coding sequence ATGGCACAGTTGTTCAAATTCGATCGTCAAATTCTGATCGTTGTCGCAATATTGGCCGTGACCCAGTCGGTTTTTGCGGTTGATTGGGTTAAAGAAAAAGCAGCCTTCTGGCCTCAGTGGCGTGGCCCTGAGGCGAATGGTGTCAGCAGACTGGCGAATCCGCCGATCCGATGGAGCGAGGATCAGAATGTTCAATGGAAGGTTCCTCTGGATGGCCGAGGAAGTTCCACGCCGATCATTTGGCAGGACAAGATTTTCTTATTGACTTCGATCGATACCGGAAAAGTCATTCCGGATCTGCCAAAGCCTGCTGATCAGCCCGCTCGTCCGTTCGGCATCACCTATCCGAACACACGTTTCCAATTCGCTGTAATTTGTCTCGATCGGACGAGTGGAAAGGAACTGTGGCGGCGTATCGCGAAGGAAATGGTGCCGCACGAAGGTCATCACGGTGACAATAATTTTGCCTCTGCTTCGCCGGTCACCGACGGTCAACGCCTCTATATCTGGTTCGGATCCGCCGGCTTCTACTGTTATGACCTCGACGGTCGATTACTGTGGCAACGTGACTTGGGACCAGTCAAGATGCGAAAGAGTTTCGGTGAAGGGGCCTCGCCGGTTGTGCATGGTGATCGGGTTGTGATCGTTCGCGATCAGGAGGACCAATCGTACCTAATGGCGTTGGATGCCCGTAATGGTGCCACCGTTTGGCGAGCGGATCGGGATGAACCAAGTGCATGGGCGACGCCGCTCATCCTGCAACATCAGAATAAAACACAAGTTATTACCAATGCCAGCAATCGTGTTCGAAGCTACGATCTAGCAGACGGTTCGATTCTTTGGGAGTGTGGAGGCCAAGTCGGAAATGTGACTCCCTCGCCCGTAGCTACGCAAGAAACCGTATTCTGCATGAGCGGCTATGGAGGATCATCATTGTTTGCCTTGCCTTTGGCTTCGCGAGGTGATATTTCTGATTCCGATCAGGTGGCTTGGTCGCGAGACCGAGGAACGCCCTATGTGCCTTCTCCCTTGTTACTGGGAGAGATGCTCTATTTCAATCAGTCAAATAACCCGATTCTCAGTTGTGTGGACGCCTCCACCGGTCGGGTAGTGATGAGCCGGACACGGTTGCCAGCAGTGCGACGATTGTATGCCTCACCGGTGGCCGCAGCGGGTCGCCTCTATGTGGTGGGAAGAGACGGTGCTGCGGTGGTGATCGAGCCCGCTAACGAGCTCAAAGTGCTGGCGACAAATCGACTCAACGAAGGTTGTGATGCTTCGCCTGCTTTGGTCGGTGAACAGTTGTTTTTGCGAGGCAGCAAACACCTTTATTGTTTGTCGAGGTCATCCCAGTAA
- a CDS encoding DUF308 domain-containing protein, protein MSEHPLANAIKARSGWMIGLGIVTIILGALAIGSPFVAGVSVVIVVGSLLLISGLGQCIFAFQAGSFGSGLLAFVLGTLTVVCGGMMIGRPIFGLEVLTIVLIAYLIVEGVVEVFVGFQLRPMASWGWMVLSGIVSMILGIFLWQDWPWTGLFAIGILLGIKLLFLGTWMMMIGFAGRSIANSVDQAAH, encoded by the coding sequence ATGTCAGAACATCCTTTGGCCAACGCGATCAAGGCACGATCCGGTTGGATGATCGGTCTGGGGATCGTCACGATCATTTTGGGGGCTTTGGCGATTGGATCACCCTTTGTCGCCGGTGTCTCTGTGGTGATCGTTGTTGGCTCGCTGCTGCTGATCAGTGGCCTGGGGCAGTGCATATTCGCTTTTCAAGCGGGATCGTTTGGATCGGGTTTGTTGGCTTTTGTGCTGGGGACGTTGACCGTCGTGTGCGGTGGTATGATGATCGGTCGGCCGATCTTTGGTCTCGAAGTCTTGACGATTGTTCTGATCGCTTATTTGATTGTCGAGGGTGTCGTAGAGGTTTTCGTGGGCTTCCAGCTCCGACCCATGGCCAGTTGGGGATGGATGGTGCTGAGCGGTATTGTTTCGATGATCTTGGGAATCTTTCTCTGGCAAGACTGGCCGTGGACAGGGCTGTTTGCGATCGGCATTCTGCTGGGGATCAAACTTTTGTTCCTTGGGACTTGGATGATGATGATTGGCTTCGCGGGTCGATCCATTGCAAATTCAGTCGATCAAGCCGCTCACTGA
- a CDS encoding ABC transporter permease: protein MRRITASTRTLLQHREIGLLLMVVAVASFVGAFDSNFWAVGNLRDLLVRSAPTAIVACGLMLVIVTAEIDISVGSLMALTAAAMGIMISENQWALSMWVGIPATLLLGTSIGLTTGLLVTVGRVPSIIVTLGLLTALRGATTLLMGGQNIDGLPASLSQITKQGIVGVPLSIWVAGLVITSTAFLIAWTPLGRRIFALGSSRYAAHMSGLSERRLKLFVFAYTGFLTALATIVDVPRLPKIESGIGMEFELLVVTCVVVGGVSITGGKGTLRGVILAVILMTMIRPVLTFMEIGEEGEKWTKAIQGAFIAVAVIGDSLLRSTKNTESLE, encoded by the coding sequence ATGCGACGAATTACGGCGTCTACGCGAACTTTACTTCAGCATCGCGAAATCGGATTGTTGCTGATGGTGGTCGCTGTCGCGAGCTTCGTAGGCGCCTTCGACTCGAATTTCTGGGCGGTTGGAAATCTCCGGGACCTGCTGGTACGTAGTGCGCCAACTGCCATTGTCGCTTGTGGGCTGATGCTCGTGATCGTTACCGCCGAAATCGATATCTCGGTCGGATCTTTAATGGCACTGACTGCCGCCGCAATGGGAATCATGATCTCAGAGAATCAGTGGGCTCTGTCGATGTGGGTTGGGATTCCCGCAACGTTACTACTTGGAACTAGTATCGGATTGACAACGGGACTTCTTGTCACAGTCGGACGAGTACCGTCAATCATCGTTACGCTCGGATTACTCACCGCATTACGAGGCGCAACCACACTATTGATGGGCGGTCAAAACATTGACGGTTTGCCTGCCTCTCTCTCGCAAATCACCAAGCAGGGCATCGTGGGAGTCCCTCTCAGCATCTGGGTCGCGGGCCTTGTAATCACGTCCACCGCTTTCCTCATTGCGTGGACGCCACTAGGGCGCAGAATTTTTGCTTTAGGTAGTAGCCGTTATGCAGCCCACATGTCAGGGCTTTCCGAACGCCGTTTAAAACTGTTCGTCTTCGCTTATACCGGATTCCTGACAGCCTTGGCCACCATCGTCGACGTGCCACGCTTGCCAAAGATTGAGTCTGGAATCGGCATGGAATTCGAATTACTGGTCGTCACCTGCGTTGTCGTTGGAGGCGTTTCCATCACCGGTGGAAAAGGAACTTTGAGAGGCGTGATCCTGGCAGTGATCTTAATGACCATGATTCGGCCCGTGCTGACCTTCATGGAGATCGGCGAAGAGGGGGAAAAGTGGACAAAGGCGATCCAAGGTGCGTTCATCGCCGTGGCGGTGATTGGCGATAGCCTGCTCCGATCGACGAAAAACACGGAGTCGCTCGAGTGA
- a CDS encoding STAS domain-containing protein yields the protein MGELGTRYIESSTQDGVLVIKILATAMRDTQVCYGIRDQMIEAIDPDQTQNVIIDLENLTFIGSIGFLGFLAVRRKIPKSRIIVCNLTDTIREMFLLCRLISEDNSADSPFEVRATLQESLACFGE from the coding sequence ATGGGCGAATTAGGTACGAGGTACATTGAGTCGTCGACTCAAGACGGCGTGTTGGTGATCAAAATATTGGCGACCGCGATGCGGGACACACAGGTCTGCTACGGAATCCGCGACCAAATGATCGAGGCCATTGATCCGGACCAAACACAGAATGTGATCATCGATCTCGAAAACTTGACATTTATTGGCAGTATTGGATTCCTAGGCTTCTTGGCAGTCCGTCGCAAGATCCCCAAATCGCGGATTATTGTTTGCAATCTCACCGACACGATTCGTGAAATGTTCTTGCTTTGCCGCTTGATCTCGGAAGATAATTCTGCCGATTCCCCGTTTGAAGTCAGGGCAACGCTCCAGGAATCCCTCGCCTGCTTCGGCGAATAA
- a CDS encoding DJ-1/PfpI family protein codes for MQQVLIVVGDATETLDTMYPYYRLIEAGFQPVVAAPEQRTYQMVLHEVKSGWTITKEWEGYTIDADIAFKDVQPEDYAGILFSGGRAPEYIRYDEDLVQITRHFFAANKPIASVCHGVEIPAYADCVKGRRMATVPKCRFDLEVCGGKFVDEACVIDGNLVSGRTFHDNGHYVGPWIALLEQAREA; via the coding sequence ATGCAACAAGTTCTTATTGTCGTTGGTGATGCGACCGAAACGCTTGATACCATGTATCCCTATTACCGTTTGATCGAGGCGGGCTTTCAGCCTGTAGTTGCCGCACCGGAGCAACGGACCTATCAAATGGTGTTGCACGAGGTCAAATCGGGCTGGACCATCACCAAGGAATGGGAAGGCTACACGATCGATGCTGACATTGCTTTCAAGGATGTCCAGCCAGAGGATTATGCTGGAATCCTTTTCTCCGGAGGGCGAGCTCCGGAATACATTCGCTATGATGAGGATCTCGTACAGATCACGCGCCATTTCTTTGCCGCAAACAAACCGATCGCCAGTGTTTGTCACGGCGTCGAAATACCGGCCTACGCAGATTGTGTGAAAGGTCGGCGGATGGCTACCGTTCCCAAGTGTCGCTTCGATCTGGAAGTGTGCGGAGGAAAGTTTGTCGACGAAGCTTGTGTCATCGATGGTAACCTTGTTAGCGGCCGAACGTTTCACGATAACGGCCATTATGTTGGGCCGTGGATCGCGCTGTTGGAGCAAGCACGCGAAGCTTAG
- a CDS encoding deoxyhypusine synthase family protein, translated as MSSERRLHDGRHDGLVPLESLDLSKVHNFTDLLRAMGKTAFGGRQLGEAFDILLEMIERSQCQVVLTLSGAMTVAKQGQLICDLIDRGLVQAIVATGALIAHGLTESIGLTHYRYDRSDSDEKLFEQGYNRIYDTLEMEANLNNIETLVRSVMSESNPTDGVWSSARLCRAIGERLAKLKEGRGILRSASEKDVPVFIPAFTDSEIGLDVATWAMRGALQGETPTTANDVFLAVPRFNPFLDLQEYARFVSQSEELGILTIGGGVPRNWAQQVSPYYDVANARLGTCLPARRFKYGVRICPEPVHWGGLSGCTYSEGVSWGKFVPTEQGGRYAEVYADATVVWPLLMKAIFEELGD; from the coding sequence ATGTCCTCCGAGCGACGACTGCATGATGGCCGTCACGATGGCTTGGTTCCTCTCGAGAGCCTTGACCTGTCGAAAGTCCACAATTTCACCGACCTATTGCGAGCCATGGGGAAGACCGCTTTCGGCGGACGACAGCTTGGTGAAGCCTTTGATATCTTGCTGGAGATGATCGAACGATCGCAATGCCAGGTTGTCCTGACACTCTCGGGTGCGATGACTGTGGCGAAGCAGGGGCAACTCATTTGTGATTTGATCGACCGCGGTTTGGTCCAGGCGATTGTTGCAACAGGTGCCCTGATTGCTCACGGTTTGACAGAGTCGATCGGCTTGACGCATTATCGGTATGACAGGAGTGATTCTGACGAAAAGTTGTTTGAACAGGGCTACAACCGTATCTACGATACGCTAGAGATGGAAGCCAATTTGAACAATATTGAAACGCTAGTTCGGTCCGTAATGAGTGAGTCGAATCCGACGGATGGCGTCTGGTCATCCGCACGACTTTGTCGAGCGATCGGAGAGCGACTTGCCAAATTAAAGGAAGGACGCGGTATCCTGCGAAGCGCTTCGGAAAAGGATGTTCCCGTTTTTATTCCAGCCTTCACGGACAGTGAAATTGGATTGGATGTTGCGACATGGGCCATGCGGGGCGCGCTGCAGGGTGAGACTCCCACCACGGCGAATGATGTGTTCCTTGCTGTGCCTCGTTTTAACCCGTTCTTGGATCTGCAGGAATATGCCCGTTTTGTTTCCCAAAGCGAAGAGTTGGGGATTTTGACCATTGGCGGTGGCGTTCCTCGGAATTGGGCACAACAAGTGTCGCCTTATTACGATGTGGCCAACGCTCGACTTGGAACTTGTTTACCAGCCAGACGTTTTAAATATGGCGTTCGTATTTGCCCTGAACCTGTCCACTGGGGTGGCCTCTCGGGCTGTACTTATTCGGAAGGAGTCAGTTGGGGGAAGTTCGTTCCGACCGAACAGGGCGGTCGCTATGCGGAAGTCTACGCCGATGCGACAGTCGTCTGGCCTTTATTGATGAAGGCCATCTTCGAGGAATTGGGAGACTGA
- a CDS encoding alpha/beta hydrolase-fold protein: protein MRYPLGPDSLQQDSVPRGTVTNHIWQTSKIFPGTIRRYHVYVPSQYDGKTPLALMVFQDGHTYLKADGDFRVPTVFDNLIHQGAIPPMVGVFVDPGHTKEVLPPKPGWRPRPENRSIEYDTLSPAYSELLLTEILPEVAKSVRFTDDPAGRAICGISSGGICAFTVAWERPDQFQKVLSHIGSFVNIRGGHNYPALIRKEEVRPVRIFLQDGSNDLDNEHGNWPLGNKQMAAALAFRDYDATFVYGSGAHNGNHGGAILPDSLKWLWRDYRLEKAD from the coding sequence ATGCGTTACCCGCTCGGCCCAGACTCGCTCCAGCAAGACTCGGTTCCGCGAGGTACAGTCACGAACCATATTTGGCAAACGAGCAAGATTTTCCCTGGAACAATCCGTCGCTACCACGTTTATGTGCCGTCTCAGTACGACGGCAAAACGCCACTGGCGCTGATGGTCTTTCAGGATGGTCACACCTATTTGAAAGCAGACGGAGACTTTCGTGTCCCAACGGTATTTGACAATCTCATTCATCAGGGAGCCATTCCACCCATGGTTGGCGTCTTTGTTGACCCCGGACACACGAAGGAGGTCCTACCACCGAAGCCTGGATGGCGACCCCGTCCCGAAAACCGCAGCATCGAATATGACACCCTTTCTCCCGCTTATTCGGAGTTACTGCTGACGGAGATTCTGCCGGAAGTCGCGAAATCAGTGCGATTCACTGACGATCCTGCAGGTCGAGCGATCTGCGGGATCAGCAGCGGCGGGATCTGCGCTTTCACCGTTGCCTGGGAACGACCGGACCAGTTTCAAAAAGTGCTCAGCCATATCGGCAGCTTCGTCAACATCCGGGGAGGTCACAACTATCCCGCCTTAATCCGTAAAGAAGAAGTGCGTCCAGTGCGAATCTTCCTGCAGGACGGCAGCAACGACTTGGACAACGAACACGGCAACTGGCCATTGGGAAACAAGCAAATGGCAGCAGCACTCGCGTTTCGCGATTACGATGCAACCTTCGTTTACGGTTCCGGTGCCCACAATGGCAACCATGGTGGAGCAATTCTGCCAGACTCACTCAAATGGCTGTGGCGTGACTACAGACTTGAGAAGGCGGATTGA
- a CDS encoding translation initiation factor, whose amino-acid sequence MMRLFEGTQFDQPPQCERCGELETDCQCPPPPKTYRDPSEQTARVLMEKRKRGKLVTTVNGLSSHGTDLKALLSKLKETCGAGGAVKDDVLEIQGDHVDRIRKSLLELGYRVK is encoded by the coding sequence GTGATGCGACTATTTGAGGGCACTCAATTCGACCAGCCCCCTCAGTGCGAGCGGTGCGGCGAATTGGAAACAGACTGTCAGTGTCCACCGCCTCCTAAAACTTACCGCGACCCCTCCGAACAAACCGCTCGCGTACTTATGGAAAAAAGAAAACGCGGTAAGCTGGTGACAACGGTCAACGGTTTGTCATCCCATGGAACTGATCTCAAGGCCCTGCTGTCGAAACTCAAAGAAACTTGCGGTGCGGGAGGCGCTGTCAAAGACGACGTGCTTGAAATTCAGGGAGATCATGTGGATCGTATTCGCAAATCACTCCTGGAATTGGGTTACCGAGTAAAGTGA
- a CDS encoding methyltransferase domain-containing protein: protein MNNETNEHHESNEAFYDRISNAYDLIADSSEREARITGEKALELKAGERVLEIGFGTGNTLIDLLETVGDSGQVTGIDVSTGMRDVAERKLKQHPLGDHVQLTVGDARQMPFEDESFDAVFTSFTLELFPEGDIEAVLSEVKRILVKDGRLGVVSMAEVKEGDHPSLLEKGYIWMHRHFPHLVDCRPIDPAAYVTQAGLKLQQQIDLKVWTMPVAVVVASKDF from the coding sequence ATGAATAACGAGACCAATGAGCATCACGAATCGAACGAAGCGTTTTACGATCGCATCAGCAACGCCTACGATCTCATCGCGGACTCCAGCGAACGAGAAGCCCGAATCACCGGCGAAAAGGCACTGGAACTGAAGGCGGGAGAACGCGTGCTGGAAATCGGATTCGGTACCGGAAACACGCTGATCGATTTGCTGGAGACGGTTGGAGATTCGGGACAAGTTACGGGCATCGACGTCTCGACCGGTATGCGAGATGTGGCGGAACGAAAGCTGAAACAACACCCGCTGGGAGATCACGTCCAGTTGACCGTTGGCGATGCCCGACAAATGCCTTTCGAGGATGAATCTTTTGATGCTGTCTTTACCAGCTTCACACTTGAATTGTTTCCCGAGGGCGACATTGAGGCCGTACTGTCGGAGGTGAAGCGAATCCTGGTCAAGGACGGCAGGCTGGGGGTTGTCTCGATGGCAGAGGTGAAAGAAGGTGACCATCCGAGCTTATTGGAAAAAGGTTACATCTGGATGCACCGCCATTTCCCTCATTTGGTCGATTGTCGACCGATTGATCCAGCCGCCTATGTGACACAAGCTGGTTTAAAACTACAACAACAGATCGACCTGAAGGTCTGGACGATGCCTGTGGCTGTTGTCGTCGCCAGCAAAGACTTTTAG
- a CDS encoding substrate-binding domain-containing protein, translating into MNRVHLTFVLMVSLVVFGCNRQTANQTDGANDKLTVCMLPKIKGISYFTSCYQGAQEAAAELGNIDLIYDGPIDGDPKKQAELIEQWIVDGADVICVAPNAPDVVANAMKEARDAGIHVITWDADGTTDSRSFFVNQATPQAIGQGLVNTMIADIGADQSGDVVIISSDATSANQNSWIKAMEPALAKSKLKLQTIKFPGENAGNALADAQDVIKVYPNLKGIFGISSVSFPGAAEAVRQAGKTGEIKVTGLAVPSDMRSFVDDGTVNSIVLWNTVDLGYLTMHVAQAVAEGRLTPAETTLQAGRLGEIKIKGDNVLLGDIMVFNKDNINDYDF; encoded by the coding sequence ATGAATCGAGTTCATCTAACGTTTGTCTTAATGGTCAGCCTTGTTGTTTTCGGCTGCAATCGTCAAACGGCTAATCAAACAGACGGAGCCAACGATAAGCTGACGGTGTGCATGCTGCCAAAGATCAAAGGAATCAGCTATTTCACGTCTTGTTACCAGGGCGCTCAAGAGGCTGCAGCAGAACTGGGAAACATCGATTTAATCTATGACGGACCGATCGACGGAGACCCCAAGAAACAGGCCGAACTAATTGAACAATGGATTGTTGATGGAGCCGACGTCATCTGCGTTGCCCCCAATGCCCCGGACGTGGTGGCCAACGCCATGAAAGAGGCTCGCGATGCGGGAATCCATGTCATCACCTGGGACGCTGATGGCACAACCGATTCACGTTCATTCTTCGTCAATCAAGCCACCCCCCAGGCGATTGGCCAAGGCCTAGTGAATACGATGATCGCGGACATCGGCGCCGACCAATCAGGCGATGTCGTGATCATCAGCTCCGATGCGACATCCGCCAACCAAAACTCCTGGATCAAAGCGATGGAACCCGCCTTAGCGAAGAGCAAGCTGAAACTGCAAACCATCAAATTCCCAGGTGAGAATGCGGGTAACGCATTGGCGGATGCTCAAGACGTCATCAAAGTTTACCCCAACTTGAAAGGCATCTTTGGAATCAGTTCTGTGTCATTTCCCGGAGCGGCCGAAGCAGTTCGACAAGCCGGAAAAACTGGCGAAATCAAAGTCACCGGACTCGCAGTACCAAGCGACATGCGATCCTTTGTCGACGATGGCACCGTGAATTCGATCGTCCTTTGGAACACTGTCGACCTTGGCTATCTGACCATGCACGTCGCCCAAGCAGTCGCTGAGGGGCGGCTTACCCCAGCAGAGACCACCTTGCAAGCAGGACGACTCGGTGAGATAAAAATCAAAGGTGACAACGTTCTGCTGGGAGACATCATGGTCTTCAACAAAGACAACATCAACGATTACGATTTTTAG